The genomic region CGCTAAATAATTCCGCGGCCATGCCCGGCACATCCGGCACGTACAGCAAACCGATCCTGGCCACATCGTCATCCGCGGCCACGCCTGAGACCGTATCTAATTTTTCTCCCGCCATAGTGATCAGCGTCCCCTGGCCTTCTTTATGGCTATGCTTGACCGCGATAGTCATATTATTTACCTTAGCGCACTCGACCGCGCGCGGGTGCATCACGCCGGCGCCGAGGCTGGCCAGCTCCAGCATTTCCTCATGAGAGATCACGCTGAGCCGCCGCGCTTCCGGCAGCACGCGCGGATCTGTTGTATACACGCCGTCCACATCGGTATAAATCTCGCAAACCTCGGCCCGCAGCGCCGCCGCGATCACCACCGCCGAAGTATCTGAACCGCCGCGGCCGATAGTCGTAACATCGCCGCGCGAATCCAAACCCTGAAAGCCAGTCACCACCACGATTTTTCCCGCGCGCAGTTCCTGCTTGATCCGCTTAGCGTCAACACTGATAATTTTACATTTATTATGATTGTCCTCGGTGCGGATACCCGCCTGCCAGCCGGTCAAGGAAACCGCCTGACCGCCCTGCGCGATGATCGCCTGCGCCAGCAGCGCGGCGGATTCATTTTCGCCGACCGACACCAGCGCGTCATACTCCCGCGGATCGTAGACGGGAGCCAGCTTTTTTATTTTGGTGATCAGCGCGTCAGTGGATTGCCCCATCGCTGAAACCACGGCGATAACCTGATTACCGGCGGCCTGCGCGGCCAAAACTTTTTTGGCCACATTTTTGATCTTATCTATAGCGCCGACGGAAGTTCCGCCGTATTTTTGGACAATTAAAGCCATGTTTACTCCATTAAAACGGGGAAAATTATAACACAAACTTTTTGCCGCCGCGCCGGTCAATTGCCAGCCATAACTTATTCTGTCTTTTTGAGCTGGTTCTTCGCACCAAATCCTTGACCAGCGTTAGGATAAACTCTTGAAATCCAGCGTCCAGTTTTTTGACCAGACTGACTATCTGCAGCTCAAAGGCTCTTTGCCGGAATTTATTTTTATCCAGCGGCGTGTCCGACAAGTCATTAAACCACCAGTCCATGCTCACGCCATATTTTTTACTGATCCGCAATAAAGTTTTTAAATGCGGTAAGCGGTGGCCTTTGAGAATACGGTAAAACTCGCTTAAATCAATATCCAAACTATCCGCCGCCGCCTCGTTTGTCTCATCGCTGTTTTTACGCAAAAACTCCATTTTTTTACTAATCAGTTTTTTTAATGTTTCACTGCTTATTTCACTGGGCATTTGTCCACCTTTTACTGGATTGCTGACAAAAGTCTAAGCATCGCTTATTCTCTTTATAATAGTCATTAGTCCATTGTATTTTAGAGGATTATTGACATAATACCGATCGTCTGTTATCATTAGCATAATGGTCAAAGTTCTACTAAAAGATGGAATATTGACATAAGCGAAGGGGGGATTTTTATGGCAGACGATTACACAGATAATTATGACGGCATAGCAACAGGACAGCCGCTGTCCGCGCAGAAAATGACGGACGCGCTGAACACCAGAGAAAAGGTGGCCAATAAAAAAGATACTATCAGCGCTAGTTCTACAGAATACCCGTCGTGCAAAGCTGTTTCCGATAGTCTGGCCGGGGTGAAACTACCTATTGGCACAATACTGATGTACGATGGTTATAACTGGAAGGACAATGAAACTATGGTCGGCTGGTACGCCTGCGTCGCGGCGAACGCCGGTCGGGGCTGTCCAAATCTAGTGGGCAGCTTTATCAAAGGCGTCGGCACTGCGGATCCTCATGCCGCCGGCGGCAACAGCGGCAATGCGGTGACTATCGGCGCCAATAATTTGCCGACGCACACGCACGGCCTATCCGGCACGCTTACCACAGGCGATCAAAGCGCTAACCATACACACAGCATAGCGCATGACCATGCCGCGTTTAACTCCGTAGGCGCGGGCGGTCATACGCACACCGTTTCTATGAAAATCAGAGGAGGATCGGGCGTCACCGAATTCTTTAGCGGCTGGGGCACAGAAGCAACCTGGGATGATTGTCAAAACGTCACCGGCGTACGCTGGAGCGCGCCGTTTGCCACATCGAATCCCGGCGATCACGTGCACAGTATCGATGTCCCCAACTATACCGGAAGTTCTGGCAACAATAGCGTCAACCATACGCACGCCATTGATCTCACCAATAAAAGCACCGGCAACAACACAACCGCGGCGAACCAGCTCAGTATTGAACCGCAGTCTTACGCGCTGATCTATATCAGAAGATGCGTGTAATATTCTAACTTCAGGCTGCGGGGTCGTTTTTTATTTAGCCAACAGCCAGTCTATAATATTGAGCGCGTCAATGCCGTCTTGACTATAATCACGCCGGTCAGCGGTTATCAATAGTTTTTTAGCAGGAATGCCTCGGAAGGCGAAAAGTTCGCGCCGCAAAGTCGCCTCACTGTCAATAGTGTAAGCCACTTGAATATACTCCGTTTTACCATTTTTATTTGCCACAAAATCAATTTCGCTGTCGCGTTTCACACCAA from Candidatus Margulisiibacteriota bacterium harbors:
- a CDS encoding aspartate kinase, translating into MALIVQKYGGTSVGAIDKIKNVAKKVLAAQAAGNQVIAVVSAMGQSTDALITKIKKLAPVYDPREYDALVSVGENESAALLAQAIIAQGGQAVSLTGWQAGIRTEDNHNKCKIISVDAKRIKQELRAGKIVVVTGFQGLDSRGDVTTIGRGGSDTSAVVIAAALRAEVCEIYTDVDGVYTTDPRVLPEARRLSVISHEEMLELASLGAGVMHPRAVECAKVNNMTIAVKHSHKEGQGTLITMAGEKLDTVSGVAADDDVARIGLLYVPDVPGMAAELFSALAGAKVNVDVIVQSIHEEAKKNDISFTVSNDDYAKALKLTEEKARGWDGCRVVGDTDVAKVSVVGIGMASAPGVAARMFAALGREKINIQMISTSEIKISCIIEKKELKRAVKSIHSEFGLDKR
- a CDS encoding helix-turn-helix domain-containing protein: MPSEISSETLKKLISKKMEFLRKNSDETNEAAADSLDIDLSEFYRILKGHRLPHLKTLLRISKKYGVSMDWWFNDLSDTPLDKNKFRQRAFELQIVSLVKKLDAGFQEFILTLVKDLVRRTSSKRQNKLWLAIDRRGGKKFVL